Proteins encoded by one window of Streptomyces sp. ALI-76-A:
- a CDS encoding type II CAAX endopeptidase family protein — protein MQSEAGPVADSVPPERLSRRMYRDETLLVLGLSLGASGVSALISFVGSVTRPGGLKDQAATLNASAAPGRPWLDLAWQLFGITSALVPVALVAHFLLREGRGLGTLGFDHTRPWPDLGRGAAVAAVIGSSGIAFYLAARGFGFNLTVVPEALPDVWWKYPVLILSAMQNAILEEVIVVGYLLRRLGQLGWSPGAALLASSVLRGSYHLYQGVGGFIGNMVMGVVFVYLYRRWGRVGPLVVAHSLLDIGAFVGYALLAGKVGWLPTA, from the coding sequence GTGCAGTCGGAGGCGGGCCCGGTGGCCGATTCCGTTCCCCCGGAGCGGCTTTCGCGACGGATGTACCGGGACGAGACCCTGCTCGTTCTGGGGCTCTCGCTCGGTGCGAGCGGTGTGTCGGCCCTGATCAGCTTTGTCGGGTCGGTCACCAGGCCGGGGGGTCTGAAGGACCAGGCGGCCACCCTCAACGCCTCGGCCGCGCCCGGCCGTCCGTGGCTCGATCTCGCCTGGCAGCTGTTCGGTATCACCTCGGCGCTGGTGCCGGTGGCGCTGGTCGCGCACTTCCTGCTGCGTGAGGGGCGGGGACTGGGGACCCTCGGCTTCGACCACACCCGGCCCTGGCCGGACCTGGGCCGCGGGGCCGCCGTGGCGGCGGTGATCGGCAGCAGCGGCATCGCCTTCTACCTGGCCGCACGCGGATTCGGCTTCAACCTCACCGTGGTGCCCGAGGCGCTGCCGGACGTGTGGTGGAAGTATCCCGTGCTGATCCTGTCGGCGATGCAGAACGCGATCCTCGAAGAGGTCATCGTGGTCGGCTATCTCCTGCGCCGCCTGGGCCAGTTGGGCTGGTCCCCCGGCGCGGCCCTGCTGGCCAGTTCCGTCCTGCGCGGCTCGTACCACCTCTACCAGGGCGTCGGCGGGTTCATCGGGAACATGGTGATGGGCGTGGTGTTCGTCTACCTGTACCGCCGCTGGGGCCGGGTGGGACCGCTGGTGGTCGCGCACTCCCTGCTCGACATCGGGGCGTTCGTCGGTTACGCCCTGCTGGCCGGCAAGGTCGGGTGGCTGCCGACGGCCTGA
- a CDS encoding Clp protease N-terminal domain-containing protein, with amino-acid sequence MHPRIPRQSAHEPDGRRPARTDDHDARLSAELAAVVSGARRRAVRDGDRQVDTAHLLHSLLESDPDVREVFGGEPQLARLIGYLVQRSIGYGLRWQGSVEDSGATPVVTRAEGYSPLAADAMAYARERAARRGGPALGVDLLAAVVVDPQARAVEVLHRAGIDRHEVLVRVDSRLRRTA; translated from the coding sequence GTGCACCCTCGTATCCCCCGGCAGTCGGCCCACGAGCCCGACGGCCGGCGCCCGGCCCGCACCGATGACCACGATGCCCGCCTCAGCGCCGAACTGGCAGCGGTGGTCTCCGGTGCCCGGCGGAGGGCCGTCAGGGACGGGGACCGTCAGGTCGACACCGCCCATCTGCTCCACTCACTCCTGGAGTCGGACCCCGACGTGCGGGAGGTCTTCGGCGGCGAGCCGCAGCTGGCGCGCCTCATAGGGTACCTCGTCCAGCGCAGCATCGGCTACGGGCTGCGCTGGCAGGGAAGCGTCGAGGACTCCGGTGCCACCCCCGTCGTGACCCGCGCGGAGGGCTACTCGCCGCTGGCCGCCGACGCCATGGCGTACGCCCGCGAGCGGGCCGCCCGCCGCGGCGGCCCGGCTCTCGGCGTCGACCTGCTGGCCGCGGTCGTCGTCGACCCGCAGGCCCGGGCCGTCGAGGTGCTGCACCGTGCGGGAATCGACCGGCACGAGGTGCTCGTCCGGGTGGACAGCCGCTTACGGCGGACCGCCTGA
- a CDS encoding DUF5999 family protein, translating into MCQHQPPCPTAESADRESARLVAHHPEQGWSLLCNGVLLFEDTGELLPDGRVIAPHRPLAGQVMTAA; encoded by the coding sequence ATGTGCCAGCACCAGCCGCCGTGCCCGACAGCCGAGTCCGCCGACCGGGAGTCCGCCCGTCTCGTGGCGCACCACCCGGAACAGGGGTGGAGCCTGCTGTGCAACGGCGTCCTCCTCTTCGAGGACACCGGTGAGCTCCTGCCGGACGGCCGGGTCATCGCCCCGCACCGTCCGCTGGCCGGCCAGGTGATGACGGCCGCCTGA
- a CDS encoding PhzF family phenazine biosynthesis protein codes for MRIRIVDAFTDRPFAGNPAGVLLLDAFPDDDRLQQVALEVNHAETAFAHPLPEGREADWALRWFTPAAEVAMCGHATLATAHVLRTTGAHQGPVRFATRSGVLIATPREDGSITLDFPTAPLTRVDLPDGVAEALGAEPLSTFDTGSNIGDLLVEVADEKTVHALKPDLKALGAYSERGIIATARAEDPGRGYDFVSRCFFPNIGIDEDPVTGSAHTALAPFWSERLGRAELTGLQASARSGRVHTELRGDRTLLSGRAVTVIEGELLA; via the coding sequence ATGCGTATCCGAATCGTCGACGCCTTCACCGACCGCCCCTTCGCCGGCAACCCGGCCGGGGTCCTGCTCCTCGACGCCTTCCCGGACGACGACCGGCTCCAGCAGGTCGCCCTGGAGGTCAATCACGCCGAGACCGCGTTCGCCCACCCTCTGCCCGAGGGCCGTGAGGCCGACTGGGCGCTGCGCTGGTTCACACCCGCCGCCGAGGTCGCCATGTGCGGGCATGCCACGCTGGCCACGGCCCACGTGCTGCGCACCACCGGCGCCCACCAGGGCCCGGTGCGGTTCGCCACCCGCAGCGGCGTCCTGATCGCCACGCCCCGCGAGGACGGCTCGATCACCCTGGACTTCCCGACTGCCCCGCTCACCCGCGTCGACCTGCCCGACGGCGTGGCCGAGGCCCTCGGCGCCGAGCCGCTCAGCACGTTCGACACCGGATCGAACATCGGCGACCTGCTGGTCGAGGTCGCGGACGAGAAGACGGTCCACGCGCTGAAGCCCGACCTCAAGGCGCTGGGCGCCTACTCCGAGCGCGGCATCATCGCCACCGCCCGCGCCGAGGACCCGGGCCGAGGGTACGACTTCGTCTCCCGCTGCTTCTTCCCGAACATCGGCATCGACGAGGACCCCGTGACCGGCAGCGCCCACACGGCTCTCGCCCCGTTCTGGTCCGAGCGCCTCGGCCGCGCCGAACTCACCGGACTTCAGGCCTCCGCCCGCTCCGGCCGCGTCCACACCGAGCTGCGGGGCGACCGCACCCTGCTGAGCGGCCGCGCGGTCACCGTCATCGAGGGCGAGCTGCTCGCCTGA
- a CDS encoding EamA family transporter, with amino-acid sequence MPVHTSESSQDHRGRGVGLGLALASALAFGGSGVAAKPLIEAGLDPLHVVWLRVAGAALLMAPVAVRHRALLRSRPALLAGFGLLAVAGVQACYFAAISRIPVGVALLVEYLAPALVLGWVRFVQRRPVTRAAALGVVLAVGGLACVVEVWSGLRFDALGLLLALGAACCQVGYFVLSDQGSDAGDQAPDPLGVIAYGLLVGTAVLTVVARPWSMDWSVLARTADMDGTPVAAGLLLGWIVLVTTVLAYVTGVLSVRRLSPQVAGVVACLEAVVATVLAWVLLGEHLSAPQIAGGAVVLVGAFIAQSSAPARGAAEPAAGGGEKELSARGTAA; translated from the coding sequence GTGCCGGTGCATACGTCTGAGAGCAGTCAGGATCACCGGGGGAGGGGCGTCGGCCTCGGTCTCGCGCTGGCGTCCGCGCTCGCCTTCGGCGGGTCGGGAGTCGCGGCCAAGCCGCTGATCGAGGCGGGACTCGACCCGCTGCACGTGGTGTGGCTGCGGGTGGCGGGCGCCGCCCTGCTGATGGCGCCGGTCGCCGTCCGCCATCGCGCGCTGCTGCGCAGCCGTCCCGCACTGCTCGCCGGATTCGGTCTGCTCGCCGTCGCCGGTGTCCAGGCGTGCTACTTCGCCGCGATCTCCCGGATCCCCGTCGGGGTCGCCCTGCTCGTCGAGTACCTCGCGCCCGCGCTCGTGCTCGGCTGGGTGCGGTTCGTGCAGCGGCGGCCGGTGACCCGGGCCGCCGCGCTCGGTGTGGTTCTCGCGGTGGGCGGCCTGGCCTGTGTCGTCGAGGTCTGGTCCGGCCTGCGCTTCGACGCGCTCGGCCTGCTGCTCGCGCTCGGCGCCGCCTGCTGCCAGGTCGGCTACTTCGTGCTGTCCGACCAGGGCAGTGACGCCGGGGACCAGGCACCCGACCCGCTCGGCGTCATCGCGTACGGCCTCCTCGTCGGCACGGCCGTCCTGACCGTCGTGGCCCGCCCCTGGAGCATGGACTGGTCCGTGCTCGCCCGTACGGCGGACATGGACGGCACTCCCGTCGCGGCCGGTCTGCTGCTGGGCTGGATCGTGCTCGTCACCACGGTCCTCGCGTACGTCACCGGCGTGCTGTCGGTGCGCCGGCTGTCCCCGCAGGTCGCCGGTGTCGTGGCCTGCCTGGAAGCGGTCGTGGCGACCGTCCTCGCCTGGGTCCTGCTCGGCGAGCACCTCTCGGCCCCGCAGATCGCCGGCGGCGCGGTCGTCCTGGTCGGCGCGTTCATCGCGCAGTCGTCGGCACCCGCCCGCGGCGCCGCGGAGCCCGCGGCGGGCGGCGGCGAAAAGGAGTTGTCGGCACGCGGAACCGCTGCCTAG
- a CDS encoding glutamate-cysteine ligase family protein yields the protein MGEKVVAGQFDLSDRQRYRDKLRQCLSVLERLLAEERFDRPKNLMGLEIELNLTGPDGMPKMLNAQVLERIASRDFQTELAMFNLEVNIAPHRLGGRVFDQLAEELRTSLAYADRKANEVDAGIVMIGILPTLDRDDLVSSNLSDVDRYALLNDQIVAARGEDFALDIDGVERLTCTSRSIAPEAACTSVQLHLQVTPGRFADVWNAAQAVAAAQIAVGANSPFLFGRELWRESRPPLFQQSTDTRPPELQAQGVRPRTWFGERWISSAYDLFEENLRYYPALLPICDDENPVEVFDKGGAPKLAELVLHNGTVYRWNRPVYDIADGVPHLRVENRVLPAGPTITDVLANAAFYYGVVRALAEESRPVWTRLPFEAAAANFDAACRHGIDARLTWPRRGRHGGTAEIDAVSLVRDELLPLAEAGLEAWGVEAADRDFYLGVIEERCRRRVNGASWQTATFHRALEAGMSRDAALAATTRRYRDLMHKGEPVHTWPVGLPEPVPLG from the coding sequence ATGGGGGAGAAGGTCGTGGCAGGGCAGTTCGACCTGTCCGATCGCCAGCGCTACCGCGACAAGCTCCGGCAGTGTCTGTCGGTGCTCGAGCGACTCCTGGCCGAGGAGCGGTTCGACCGCCCGAAGAACCTGATGGGGCTGGAGATCGAATTGAATCTCACCGGCCCCGACGGTATGCCGAAAATGCTCAATGCGCAGGTGCTCGAACGCATCGCCAGCCGCGATTTCCAAACAGAACTCGCCATGTTCAACCTGGAAGTCAACATAGCCCCACACCGCTTGGGCGGCCGGGTATTCGACCAGCTCGCGGAGGAACTCCGCACCTCACTGGCGTACGCCGACCGGAAAGCGAACGAGGTCGACGCGGGCATCGTGATGATCGGTATTCTGCCGACGCTCGACCGGGACGACCTGGTCTCCTCCAACCTGTCCGACGTCGACCGCTACGCGCTGCTCAACGACCAGATCGTGGCCGCCCGCGGAGAGGACTTCGCCCTCGACATCGACGGCGTGGAGCGTCTGACGTGCACCTCCCGGTCCATCGCGCCCGAAGCCGCCTGCACCTCGGTGCAGCTCCACCTCCAGGTCACCCCGGGCCGGTTCGCCGATGTGTGGAACGCCGCCCAGGCCGTCGCCGCCGCGCAGATCGCCGTGGGCGCCAACTCGCCGTTCCTGTTCGGCCGCGAGCTGTGGCGCGAGTCCCGTCCGCCGCTGTTCCAGCAGTCCACCGACACCCGCCCGCCCGAGCTCCAGGCCCAGGGCGTGCGCCCGCGGACCTGGTTCGGCGAGCGCTGGATCTCCTCCGCGTACGACCTCTTCGAGGAGAACCTGCGCTACTACCCGGCCCTGCTGCCGATCTGCGACGACGAGAACCCCGTGGAGGTCTTCGACAAGGGGGGCGCTCCGAAGCTGGCCGAGCTCGTCCTGCACAACGGGACCGTCTACCGCTGGAACCGCCCGGTCTACGACATCGCCGACGGCGTCCCGCACCTGCGCGTCGAGAACCGCGTGCTGCCCGCCGGGCCGACCATCACCGACGTCCTCGCCAACGCGGCCTTCTACTACGGCGTCGTCCGCGCCCTCGCCGAGGAGTCACGTCCGGTGTGGACCCGGCTGCCGTTCGAGGCCGCCGCCGCCAACTTCGACGCCGCGTGCCGGCACGGCATCGACGCCCGCCTCACCTGGCCCCGGCGCGGTCGCCACGGCGGCACGGCCGAGATCGACGCCGTCAGCCTCGTCCGCGACGAACTGCTGCCGCTCGCCGAGGCCGGACTGGAGGCGTGGGGGGTCGAGGCCGCCGACCGGGACTTCTACCTCGGTGTGATCGAGGAGCGGTGCCGGCGCCGGGTCAACGGCGCGTCCTGGCAGACCGCGACCTTCCACCGGGCGCTGGAGGCCGGGATGTCACGCGACGCGGCGCTGGCCGCCACCACCCGTCGGTACCGTGACCTGATGCACAAGGGAGAGCCCGTGCACACCTGGCCCGTGGGGCTGCCCGAGCCGGTGCCGCTGGGGTGA
- a CDS encoding SRPBCC family protein, translating into MAEVSADARLPAPAEKVWDRLTDWPAHGEWNATHTSFPHGGPQTLAVGGTFQENMKLMGFPAEVEWTIEELEPARVFAIRGRGPMSVIVTTRYTLTPEGEATNLRIDGEFTGAAVSLMAGRLKDSATAALNESPRRLAGLLG; encoded by the coding sequence ATGGCCGAAGTCAGTGCGGACGCACGCCTCCCGGCACCCGCGGAGAAGGTCTGGGACCGACTCACCGACTGGCCCGCCCACGGCGAGTGGAACGCGACCCACACCAGCTTCCCCCACGGCGGCCCGCAGACCCTCGCCGTCGGCGGGACCTTCCAGGAGAACATGAAGCTCATGGGGTTCCCCGCCGAGGTGGAGTGGACCATCGAGGAGCTGGAACCCGCCCGGGTGTTCGCCATCCGCGGCAGGGGCCCCATGTCGGTGATCGTCACCACGCGCTACACCCTGACCCCCGAGGGCGAGGCGACGAACCTGCGCATCGACGGCGAGTTCACCGGCGCCGCGGTCTCCTTGATGGCGGGCAGGCTGAAGGACTCGGCGACGGCCGCGCTGAACGAGTCGCCGCGCAGGCTGGCGGGGCTGCTGGGCTGA
- a CDS encoding PadR family transcriptional regulator encodes MRTHGYERGHGRRQDGPGRRGRDGFDGRRAAFGPFGPGGPGGPGFGGPGFGPGPWGPRGRGGPRGRARRGDVRASILALLKDRPMHGYEMIQQIAERSGGAWKPSPGSVYPTLQLLEDEGLITSETEGGKKLFSLTDAGRTAAADGPDAPWEEASRGVDWEALGEIRQAGFGLMEAFGQVWKTGSKEQRDKALTVINDARKKLYLILADED; translated from the coding sequence ATGCGTACCCACGGATACGAGCGTGGACACGGACGTCGACAGGATGGTCCGGGCCGTCGTGGCCGGGACGGCTTCGACGGGCGCCGGGCGGCCTTCGGGCCCTTCGGGCCGGGTGGCCCCGGTGGTCCCGGCTTCGGTGGACCGGGCTTCGGACCGGGCCCCTGGGGTCCCAGGGGCCGGGGCGGACCGCGGGGGAGGGCGCGGCGCGGCGACGTGCGCGCGTCGATCCTCGCCCTGCTGAAGGACCGGCCGATGCACGGTTACGAGATGATCCAGCAGATCGCCGAGCGCAGCGGCGGGGCGTGGAAGCCCAGCCCCGGCTCGGTGTACCCCACCCTCCAGCTGCTGGAGGACGAGGGGCTGATCACGAGCGAGACCGAGGGCGGCAAGAAGCTGTTCTCGCTCACCGACGCCGGTCGCACCGCGGCCGCCGACGGGCCCGACGCGCCCTGGGAGGAAGCCTCGCGCGGCGTCGACTGGGAGGCTCTCGGTGAGATCCGCCAGGCCGGCTTCGGTCTGATGGAGGCCTTCGGGCAGGTCTGGAAGACGGGCAGCAAGGAGCAGCGCGACAAGGCGCTCACCGTCATCAACGACGCCCGCAAGAAGCTGTACCTGATCCTCGCCGATGAGGACTGA